Part of the Aquipuribacter hungaricus genome is shown below.
CGTGGCCACGGCGTGCGGCGGCTCCGACGCCGCCCCCGCCGACGAGGGCAGCGCAGCCGCCGAGCCCACCACGGACGAGTCCGCCGAGGCCGCCGCCGAGCCGTCCGCCGAGGGGAGCGAGGCGCCGGTCGAGCGCGCCGACGCCGACCTCGTCATCTGGACCGACGAGACCCGCGCCCCTGTCGTGCAGGAGATCGGCGACGCCTTCGGTGCGGAGAACGACCTCACCGTGGCCGTCCAGCAGCTCGACTTCGGCACGATCCGCGAGAACCTCATCTCCCGCGGGCCGGTCGGCGAGGGCCCCGACATCATCATCGGCGCCCACGACTGGCTCGGTCAGCTCGTCACCAACGGTGCGGTCGCCCCGCTCGAGCTCGGCGAGACCGCGAGCACCTTCCAGCCCGTCGCGGTCGAGGCCATGACGTACGAGGGCACGACGTACGGCCTGCCCTACGCCGTGGAGAACATCGCGCTGTTCCGCAACACCGACCTGGCCCCCGCGGCCCCCGCAGACTTCGAGTCGATGCTCGCCGAGGGCAAGGCGCTCGTCGACGCCGGCCAGGCCGACGTCCCGCTGGCGCTGCAGGTGGGCGACGCGGGCGACGTCTTCCACTTCTACCCGGTCCAGACCTCGTTCGGCTCGCAGGTGTTCGGCCAGAACCCCGACGGGTCGTACAACCCCGACGACCTGCAGATCGACAACGAGGGCGGGCTCGCCTTCGCGGCCAAGCTGGCCGAGTGGACCGAGGCCGGGTACCTCAACCCGGACCTCACCTTCGACCTGGCCACCGAGGCCTTCGCGACCGGTCGCGCGCCGTACGCCATCACCGGCCCGTGGAACCTCGAGGCCTTCACCGACGGCGGCGTGAACTTCTCCGTCGAGGCCATCCCGTCCGCGGGCGGCCAGCCCAGCCAGCCGTTCGTCGGCGTGCAGGGCTTCATGGTCTCCGCCTACGCCGAGAACCCGATCGTGGCCAACGACTTCGTCGTCAACTACCTCGGCACCGAGGACACCGCCCGCGCGCTCTACGAGGGCGGCCAGCGTCCCCCGGCGAACACCGCGGTGTACGAGGAGGTGTCGGCCGACCCGGTCATCGCCGGCTTCGGTGCCTACGGCGCGTCCGGGCAGCCGCTGCCGAACATCCCCGCCATGGACTCCGTGTGGGGCGACTACGGCAACGCGCAGCGCGACATCATGCTCGGCGCCGGCGACCCCGCCACCCTCGTGACGGACGCCGCGACCAAGATCCGCGAGGCGATCGCCGGGTCCTGACGGGCCCGCACGACCGGCACGCCTGCGCCACCCGCACGTCCGCCCCCCGCGCGGTCGTCCGCACCAGACCACCCGCGGGGCCGGGAGCGACCCTCCCGGCCCCGCGGGCCCCAGCCCGGCACGCCCGGCCCGCCTCGGCGAGCTCCTCCAGCCCCGGTACGCCCGCACGTCCACCCCCACCACGCACCCCCTCGACGAAGCGGAGGCCGTGTTGTCCGGCACCCTGACGCCCGCCCGTACCCAGGGCGACCCGCCCGCGGCCCCGCCGCCCGGCGACGTGCCCACCCCGTCGGCCCGGCCGCCCCGCCGCCCCGGCCCCCTCACCGGCCTGCTGCTCAAGGTCGCCTTCATGGCGCTGCTCAACGCCGTCGGCGTCTTCGCGGTCCTGGTGGCGTTCGGGGCGCGCGAGTGGGGCTTCGTCGCCTTCCTCGCCCTGTCGCTGCTCGCCGCCGACGTGGTCTACGCGACCGGCCGGTTCGTCCCGGCCAAGTACCTGTTCCCCGGCCTGTTCTTCCTGCTCGTGTTCCAGGTGCTCGTCGTCGTCTACACGGTGTTCGTCGCGTTCACGAACTTTGGCGACGCCCACACCATCGACCAGGAGCAGGCCCGCACCCAGATCCTCGCCGTGTCCGAGCAGCGGGTGCCCGACAGCCCCGCCTACGCCGTCACCGTGCTGGCCCGCGAGGGCACCGCCGCCCCCGCCGGGGGCGCGGACCCGGACTCCGCCGACGCAGCCGACGCGGCCGGCGCACCCGACGAGGGCGAGGGTGCCGACGCCCCGGCCGACGAGGCCACCGACGGCCCGGCGGACGCCGCCGAGGAGCTCGCCTTCCTGCTCACCGACCCCGACGGGGAGGTCAGCCTCGGCACCGCGGCCGGCGTCGAGGAGGTGGACCACGACGCGGTCACCACCGAGGACGACGGCCGCGCCACCGGCCTGGACGGCTGGCAGAGCCTGGCGCTCGGCGACCTGGCCGAGCGGCAGCAGGCCGTCATCGGCTTCCGGGTCCCGCTGGCCACCGACGACGACCCCGACGCAGGCAGCCTCCGCACCCAGGACGGGCGCACCGCCTACGTCAACCGCCCGCTCCTCACCTGGGACGAGGCCGGCGACACCCTCACCGACACCCGGGACGACGCCGTCTACACCGCCGACCAGTCCCGCGGCTTCTACGTCAGCCAGGACGGGCGCGAGCTCACCCCCGGCTGGCGGGTCGGCGTCGGCACGGCCAACTTCGAGCGGGTCGTCACCGACGACCGGCTGGCAGGCCCGCTGCTGTCGGTGACCCTGTGGTCCTTCGCGTTCGCGCTGGTCTCGGTGGTGTCGACGTTCTTCCTCGGGGTGCTGCTCGCCCTGGTGTTCGACAACCCGCGCATGCGGGGCCGCAAGGTCTACCGCTCGCTCCTGATCATCCCGTACGCCGCACCGAGCTTCATGTCGATGCTGCTCTGGGCCGGCTTCCTCAACCCGAGCTTCGGCTTCGTCAACGTCGTCCTGCTCGGCGGGGCGGAGGTCCCGTGGCTCACCGACCCGTGGCTGGCCAAGCTCAGCGTGCTCGTCGTCAACCTGTGGCTCGGCTTCCCGTACATGTTCCTGGTCTGCACGGGGGCCCTGCAGTCGATCCCCGGCGAGGTCAAGGAGGCCGCCCGCGTCGACGGCGCGTCACCGACCAGGATCTTCCGCTCGATCATCCTGCCGCTGCTCATGGTGAGCGTCGCGCCGCTGCTCATCGCGAGCTTCGCCTTCAACTTCAACAACTTCTCGCTCATCTACTTCGTCACCGGCGGCGGGCCGAACATCCCCGAGGCGTCGATCAGCATCGGCTCGACGGACCTGCTCATCCACGTCGTCTACACGCTCGGCTTCGAGTCCGGCGGCGGCCAGCAGTGGGGCTTCGCCTGCGCCCTGTCGGTCCTCATCTTCGTCGTGGTCGCCGGCATCTCGGCGGTCAGCTTCCGTCAGACCCGCGCGCTCGAAGACATCAACTGAGGGGCTGGTCATGGCCACCACCACCACCGCCGTCGGCCCGGGCCGCAGCAGGCCCGCCGCCCCGTCCCGCCGCCGCCAGGGCTTCCGCCGCTGGTTCGCCGACACGGGCTGGCGGCACCTCGTCGGCGCCGTCGTCCTGGTGTTCGCGCTGTTCCCGGTCGTCTTCGTCGTCAGCGCCTCGCTCAACCCGCTCGGCACGCTGACCGCGAGCAACTCGATGTTCAGCCGGGTGAGCCTGGTCAACTTCCGGGCCCTGTTCTCCACGCCCGTCTACCCGTACCCGAGCTGGTTCCTCAACACGATGGTCATCTCGGTGACCACCGCGGTGCTGCAGGTGCTCGTGGCCTGCCTGTCGGCGTACGCGTTCAGCCGGTTCCGCTTCGCCGGGCGCCGGGTGGGCCTGCTCGGGCTGCTGCTCATCCAGATGTTCCCGCAGGTCCTCGCGGCGGTCGCGATCTTCCTGCTCGTCTTCGAGATCGGGACGCTGTTCCCCGCGGTCGGCCTCGGCTCGTCCCTGGGCCTGGTCTTCGTCTACATGGGCGGCGCGCTCGGCGTGAGCGCGTTCCTCATCAAGGGCTTCTTCGACACCGTGCCCAAGGAGCTCGACGAGGCCATGAAGGTCGACGGGGCCGGCCACGCGCGGATCTTCTTCACGATGATCCTGCCGCTGTCCGCGCCCGTGCTCGCGGTGGTCGTCCTGTTGTCCTTCATCACCACGCTCAACGAGTTCCTCGTCGCGAGCATCGTGCTCACCCAGCCCGAGGACCAGACGCTCGCCGTCGGCCTGTACCGGCTGGTCAGCGACTCGCTCAACGCGCAGTGGGGCTTCTTCGCCGCCGGCGCGATCCTGGGCACCATCCCGCCCGTGCTGCTGTTCCTCTGGCTGCAGAAGTACGTGGTCGCCGGGCTGACCGCGGGGGCCGGCAAGTGACCCCCCGGCCCGCCCCGCTGTGGACCGAGCCGCACCACGACGGCTCCGCGGTGCACGGGCCCGTCCTCGGGGCGGAGCTCGGCAGCACGGTGCAGGTCGTGCTGCGCGTCCCCCACGACGGCTCGGGGGAGACCGGCGTCCGCGCCGTGCACCTGCGCTACGTCCACGACGGGGAGCCGTCGTACGCGCAGGCGCGGGCGGTCCGCACCGATGCCCACGACGTGTGGTTCGCCGCCGACCTGCCGGTGCGCAACCGGCTCACCCGCTACCGCTGGCTGCTCGACGACGGCCCGGACGCCCCGCACGGCTACCGGTGGTCGACCGCGGCGGGGGTGAGCACCTCCGACGTCACCGACGCCACCGACCACGTCGTCAGCACGTACCCCGCCGCCCCCGGCTGGGCGGTCGACGGCGTCGTCTACCAGGTGTTCCCCGACCGGTTCGCCCGCTCCGGCGCCGACCACGGCCCGCTGCCCGCGTGGGCCGAGCCCGCGGCCTGGGGCGACCCCGTCGTGCACGAGGGCCCCTCGACGGCGCGCCAGCTGTACGGCAGGTGACCTGCTGGGCGTCGAGCAGCACCTGGACCACCTCGTCCGGCTCGGCGTCGACGTGCTCTACCTGACCCCGGTCTTCCCGGCCCGGAGCAACCACCGCTACGACGCCTCGAGCTTCGACGAGGTCGACCCGCTGCTCGGCGGCGACGCGGCCCTCGCCTCCCTGGTCGCCGCGGCGCACCGCGCCGGCATCCGGGTCATGGGGGACCTGACGACCAACCACACCGGCGCCGGGCACGCCTGGTTCCGCGCCGCCCAGGCCGACCCGGGCTCGGCGGAGGCGGGCTTCTACTACTTCACCGAGCACCCCGACGCCTACGAGTCGTGGTTCGGCGTCCCCAGCCTGCCCAAGCTCGACCACGGCTCGCCGTCGCTGCGCCGGCGCCTCGTGGAGGGCCCGGGCAGCGTCGTCGCGCGCTGGCTCGAGGGCCCGGACGGGCTGGACGGCTGGCGCATCGACGTGGCCAACATGACCGGGCGGAAGGCGGGCGACGACCACAACCACGAGGTCGCCCGCACGGTCCGGCGGACCATGGACGCGACGAGGCCCGGCTCCTTCCTGCTCGCCGAGCACTTCCACGACACCTCCGACGACGTGACGACCGGCGCGGGCGGCTGGGACGCGGTGATGGACTACGCGGCCGTCACCCGGCCGGTCTGGGAGTGGCTCGCCGCCCCGGCGTCGCCGTACGGCTTCCTCGGCATGCCGGTGCCCGTGCCCCGCAAGCCCACCGCCGACGTCGTCGCGGCGGTGCGGAGGTTCTCCGCCGCGGTGCCGTGGCAGCAGACCGTCCAGAACGTCACCATGCTCGGCTCCCACGACACCCCGCGGATGCTCAGCGTGGTCGGCGGCGACGAGCGGGCCCTGGTGGCCGCGCTCGCCCTGCTCGTCGGCCGGCCCGGCATCCCCATGGTGTTCGCGGGCGACGAGCTCGGCCTCACCGGCGACGACGGCGAGCAGTCGCGCACCCCGATGCCCTGGGACGACGAGGAGCGCCTGGACGGCGACCTGCTGCACGCCTACCGCGCGCTGCTGCGGCTGCGCCACGACCTGGAGCCGCTGCGCCGGGGCGGTATGCGCTGGCTCGTGGCCGACGAGGACGCGATGGCCTGGCTGCGGGAGACGCCGGACGAGCGGGTGTGCGTGGTCGTCGCCCGGGACGCCTGCACGGTCGACCTGCCCGCCACGCTCGTGGGGGAGTGCGTCCCGGTCTGGGCCGGGCCGGGCGACCCGGTCGTCGAGCACGGCTCGCGGACCGTCCAGGTGTCGTTCCCCGGCCCGGGGGCGGCGTTCCTGCGCTGCGGCTGACGGCGCGGCGCGCCGGGGGGCCGGCGCCGCCCCCTCAGGAGGGCGCGGCCACCGGGGGGCTCTCGAGCAGGCCGAGCGCGCTGGCCAGCTCCTCGCCCAGGCCGAGGGAGCCGATCGC
Proteins encoded:
- a CDS encoding sugar ABC transporter substrate-binding protein — its product is MRRRIPVVAMVAGLALVATACGGSDAAPADEGSAAAEPTTDESAEAAAEPSAEGSEAPVERADADLVIWTDETRAPVVQEIGDAFGAENDLTVAVQQLDFGTIRENLISRGPVGEGPDIIIGAHDWLGQLVTNGAVAPLELGETASTFQPVAVEAMTYEGTTYGLPYAVENIALFRNTDLAPAAPADFESMLAEGKALVDAGQADVPLALQVGDAGDVFHFYPVQTSFGSQVFGQNPDGSYNPDDLQIDNEGGLAFAAKLAEWTEAGYLNPDLTFDLATEAFATGRAPYAITGPWNLEAFTDGGVNFSVEAIPSAGGQPSQPFVGVQGFMVSAYAENPIVANDFVVNYLGTEDTARALYEGGQRPPANTAVYEEVSADPVIAGFGAYGASGQPLPNIPAMDSVWGDYGNAQRDIMLGAGDPATLVTDAATKIREAIAGS
- a CDS encoding ABC transporter permease subunit, which translates into the protein MSGTLTPARTQGDPPAAPPPGDVPTPSARPPRRPGPLTGLLLKVAFMALLNAVGVFAVLVAFGAREWGFVAFLALSLLAADVVYATGRFVPAKYLFPGLFFLLVFQVLVVVYTVFVAFTNFGDAHTIDQEQARTQILAVSEQRVPDSPAYAVTVLAREGTAAPAGGADPDSADAADAAGAPDEGEGADAPADEATDGPADAAEELAFLLTDPDGEVSLGTAAGVEEVDHDAVTTEDDGRATGLDGWQSLALGDLAERQQAVIGFRVPLATDDDPDAGSLRTQDGRTAYVNRPLLTWDEAGDTLTDTRDDAVYTADQSRGFYVSQDGRELTPGWRVGVGTANFERVVTDDRLAGPLLSVTLWSFAFALVSVVSTFFLGVLLALVFDNPRMRGRKVYRSLLIIPYAAPSFMSMLLWAGFLNPSFGFVNVVLLGGAEVPWLTDPWLAKLSVLVVNLWLGFPYMFLVCTGALQSIPGEVKEAARVDGASPTRIFRSIILPLLMVSVAPLLIASFAFNFNNFSLIYFVTGGGPNIPEASISIGSTDLLIHVVYTLGFESGGGQQWGFACALSVLIFVVVAGISAVSFRQTRALEDIN
- a CDS encoding sugar ABC transporter permease, whose translation is MATTTTAVGPGRSRPAAPSRRRQGFRRWFADTGWRHLVGAVVLVFALFPVVFVVSASLNPLGTLTASNSMFSRVSLVNFRALFSTPVYPYPSWFLNTMVISVTTAVLQVLVACLSAYAFSRFRFAGRRVGLLGLLLIQMFPQVLAAVAIFLLVFEIGTLFPAVGLGSSLGLVFVYMGGALGVSAFLIKGFFDTVPKELDEAMKVDGAGHARIFFTMILPLSAPVLAVVVLLSFITTLNEFLVASIVLTQPEDQTLAVGLYRLVSDSLNAQWGFFAAGAILGTIPPVLLFLWLQKYVVAGLTAGAGK
- a CDS encoding alpha-amylase family glycosyl hydrolase, with the protein product MLYLTPVFPARSNHRYDASSFDEVDPLLGGDAALASLVAAAHRAGIRVMGDLTTNHTGAGHAWFRAAQADPGSAEAGFYYFTEHPDAYESWFGVPSLPKLDHGSPSLRRRLVEGPGSVVARWLEGPDGLDGWRIDVANMTGRKAGDDHNHEVARTVRRTMDATRPGSFLLAEHFHDTSDDVTTGAGGWDAVMDYAAVTRPVWEWLAAPASPYGFLGMPVPVPRKPTADVVAAVRRFSAAVPWQQTVQNVTMLGSHDTPRMLSVVGGDERALVAALALLVGRPGIPMVFAGDELGLTGDDGEQSRTPMPWDDEERLDGDLLHAYRALLRLRHDLEPLRRGGMRWLVADEDAMAWLRETPDERVCVVVARDACTVDLPATLVGECVPVWAGPGDPVVEHGSRTVQVSFPGPGAAFLRCG